One stretch of Candidatus Krumholzibacteriia bacterium DNA includes these proteins:
- a CDS encoding glycosyltransferase family 2 protein codes for MDSAAPLDDLAAIIPAYNAGAHLAAVIDTVSRYVPRGRIVVVDDGSSDDTRAVAQRAGVVVEVHPQNRGKGAAIRSGIARAATLGVTYAILLDADGQHNPDQIPAFVARARETGADMVVGNRLVDTGNMPWLRLVTNHVTSAVVSALAGQKVPDSQNGYRLIRLALFARIPLTTSRYEIESEMIIRAGRAGGKIASVPVQTIYGAEKSFINPFIDTGRFLRMVVKSVFW; via the coding sequence GTGGATAGCGCCGCACCCCTCGACGACCTCGCCGCCATCATCCCGGCCTACAACGCGGGCGCGCATCTCGCCGCCGTGATCGACACGGTGTCGCGCTACGTGCCGCGCGGACGCATCGTGGTGGTCGATGACGGCTCTTCCGACGACACCCGCGCGGTGGCACAGCGCGCGGGCGTGGTGGTGGAGGTGCACCCGCAGAACCGCGGCAAGGGCGCGGCCATTCGCAGCGGTATTGCGCGTGCCGCCACGCTGGGCGTGACCTACGCCATCCTGCTCGACGCCGACGGGCAGCACAACCCCGACCAGATTCCCGCCTTCGTGGCCCGGGCGCGCGAGACCGGCGCCGACATGGTGGTGGGGAACCGGCTGGTGGATACCGGCAACATGCCCTGGCTGCGCCTGGTCACCAACCACGTGACCAGCGCGGTGGTGTCGGCCCTCGCGGGACAGAAGGTGCCGGATTCCCAGAACGGCTACCGCCTCATCCGCCTGGCGCTCTTCGCCCGCATCCCGCTCACCACCTCGCGCTACGAGATCGAGTCGGAAATGATCATCCGCGCCGGCCGCGCCGGGGGCAAGATTGCCTCGGTGCCGGTGCAGACCATCTACGGGGCGGAGAAGAGTTTCATCAATCCGTTTATCGACACGGGACGGTTTTTGCGGATGGTCGTCAAGTCGGTGTTCTGGTAG
- the surE gene encoding 5'/3'-nucleotidase SurE gives MHKRILISNDDGFDARGIQVLERALQPLGDVFVVAPDSEQSASSHSLTIRRPIDVKRVDDHHYRVVGTPTDCVVLALQVILDRPPDLIVSGINHGPNMGEDVTYSGTVAVAFEGTILGVPSVAISALQRSVEDEDVNGRVARRVVERALEYGVPAGALLNVNIPNPEKSPVKGLRFTKLGSRHYENFIEPITAELKTQYTIGGRDPVWRADDGTDIAAVRMGFVSITPLHLDLTHYKAIVEMERWRFEL, from the coding sequence ATGCACAAGCGAATCCTCATTTCGAACGACGACGGTTTTGACGCGCGCGGCATCCAGGTGCTGGAGCGTGCGCTGCAGCCACTGGGAGACGTGTTCGTGGTGGCGCCGGACAGTGAGCAGAGCGCGAGCAGCCATTCGCTCACCATCCGGCGGCCCATCGATGTCAAGCGGGTGGACGATCATCACTACCGCGTCGTCGGCACGCCCACCGATTGCGTGGTGCTCGCGCTGCAGGTGATCCTGGACCGCCCGCCGGATCTCATCGTCTCGGGCATCAATCACGGCCCCAACATGGGCGAGGACGTGACCTACAGCGGAACCGTGGCGGTGGCGTTCGAGGGCACCATTCTGGGCGTGCCGTCGGTGGCCATCTCGGCGCTGCAGCGCAGCGTCGAGGACGAGGACGTCAATGGCCGGGTGGCGCGGCGCGTGGTGGAGCGCGCGCTCGAGTACGGGGTCCCGGCCGGAGCGCTGCTCAACGTGAACATCCCCAACCCGGAGAAGTCCCCGGTGAAGGGGCTGCGTTTCACCAAGCTGGGCTCGCGGCACTACGAAAACTTCATCGAACCGATCACGGCCGAACTCAAGACGCAGTACACCATCGGCGGCCGCGACCCGGTGTGGCGGGCGGATGACGGGACGGATATCGCAGCGGTGCGAATGGGGTTCGTGTCCATAACACCGCTGCACCTCGATCTCACCCACTACAAGGCCATCGTGGAGATGGAACGCTGGAGGTTCGAGCTATGA
- a CDS encoding protein-L-isoaspartate(D-aspartate) O-methyltransferase yields the protein MRWRQYRIARERMVREHVYGRGIRDPRVLEAMLRVPRHLFIDKDAGSEAYANHSYPIGFQQTMSQPYMVAYLTENLRLEGEERVLEVGTGSGYHCAVLASLCADVYSVERVPDLAERASFALRDLLFQNAHIRVGDGADGWPDAAPFDRVLLTAAAASVPKALLAQLADGGFLLGPVARGDGTQEIVRLTREGTRFSVERLIECSFVPLVRSARAPSGSMRERSAVEGEARG from the coding sequence ATGAGGTGGCGCCAGTATCGAATCGCCCGGGAACGTATGGTGAGGGAGCACGTCTATGGCCGTGGGATCCGCGACCCGCGCGTGCTGGAGGCGATGCTGCGCGTGCCGCGGCACCTGTTCATCGACAAGGACGCGGGCAGCGAGGCCTACGCCAACCACTCCTACCCCATCGGCTTCCAGCAGACGATGTCACAGCCCTACATGGTGGCCTACCTCACCGAGAATCTCCGCCTGGAAGGCGAGGAACGCGTGCTCGAGGTGGGCACCGGTTCCGGTTACCACTGCGCGGTGCTCGCCAGCCTGTGCGCCGACGTGTACAGCGTCGAACGCGTCCCCGACCTGGCCGAGCGCGCCTCGTTTGCACTGCGCGACCTGCTGTTCCAGAACGCACACATCCGCGTGGGTGACGGCGCCGACGGCTGGCCCGATGCCGCACCCTTCGACCGCGTGCTGCTGACCGCCGCCGCGGCCAGCGTGCCCAAGGCCCTGCTTGCGCAGCTGGCCGACGGGGGATTCCTGCTGGGCCCGGTGGCCCGCGGCGACGGCACCCAGGAAATCGTGCGCCTGACGCGCGAAGGCACCCGCTTCTCGGTGGAGCGCCTCATCGAGTGCTCGTTCGTGCCGCTGGTGCGCAGCGCCCGCGCACCGTCGGGCAGCATGCGGGAGCGGTCCGCCGTCGAAGGGGAGGCGCGTGGATAA
- a CDS encoding small multi-drug export protein, with protein MDKLLATLSGSPHVLTTFVLAMLPVSELRGAIPYAMTVGGMSWQEAFVISVIGNFVPVIPILLLIGPVSEWTRRWPAFDRFFTWLFERTRRKGKMIERFEAVGVCLFVAIPLPMTGAWTGAAAAFVFGVRPRLAIPAIAAGILIAGTIVTLVVNGAISFVGVHAPAAP; from the coding sequence GTGGATAAACTCCTCGCGACGCTCTCCGGGTCCCCGCACGTCCTCACCACCTTCGTCCTGGCCATGCTGCCCGTCTCGGAGCTGCGGGGCGCGATTCCCTATGCGATGACGGTGGGGGGGATGTCCTGGCAGGAGGCGTTCGTGATCTCGGTGATCGGCAACTTCGTGCCGGTCATTCCCATTCTCCTGCTCATCGGGCCCGTTTCGGAGTGGACGCGGCGCTGGCCCGCCTTCGATCGCTTCTTCACCTGGCTCTTCGAGCGGACGCGCCGCAAGGGGAAGATGATAGAGCGCTTCGAGGCCGTCGGGGTGTGCCTCTTCGTGGCCATTCCACTGCCCATGACCGGCGCCTGGACAGGCGCGGCGGCGGCGTTCGTCTTTGGCGTGCGCCCGCGCCTGGCGATTCCGGCCATTGCCGCCGGCATTCTGATCGCGGGGACCATCGTGACCCTCGTGGTGAACGGGGCCATCAGCTTCGTCGGGGTGCACGCCCCGGCGGCTCCGTGA
- a CDS encoding RNA polymerase sigma factor RpoD/SigA, whose product MNPAPFDDERAEPSYDIQARYLAEIGRYPLLTPEEEIELGRRLAEGDEEAKRRLVICNLRLVVTIAKRYSRGSQTLLDLIEDGNLGLIRAAAKFDYRKGFRFSTYASYWIKQSIKRGIASQSRAIRIPVHIYHLINRYIRAEEALRKDGKPTDDEAMSEALDVSVRRVKLVRTLIVGIRDADPGASADALQRLAADPQNRGHGSPESMVTMQLENEEMSNLFDRCLNAREQEVLTLRFGLDDGEPKTLGEAGRQVGVSRERVRQIEKRALQKLNLVLSGKRRAADN is encoded by the coding sequence GTGAATCCGGCACCGTTCGACGACGAGCGCGCCGAGCCGTCTTACGACATCCAGGCGCGGTACCTCGCGGAGATCGGCCGCTACCCATTGCTCACTCCCGAAGAGGAGATCGAGCTGGGCCGCCGCCTTGCCGAGGGCGACGAGGAGGCCAAGCGCCGCCTGGTCATCTGTAACCTGCGCCTGGTGGTCACCATCGCCAAGCGCTACTCGCGCGGCAGCCAGACGCTGCTGGACCTCATCGAGGACGGCAACCTGGGATTGATCCGCGCCGCGGCAAAGTTCGACTATCGCAAGGGTTTTCGTTTCAGCACCTACGCCTCGTACTGGATCAAGCAGTCGATCAAGCGCGGTATCGCGAGCCAGTCGCGCGCCATCCGCATCCCGGTGCACATCTACCACCTGATCAACCGCTACATCCGCGCGGAGGAGGCACTGCGCAAGGACGGCAAGCCGACCGACGACGAGGCGATGTCCGAGGCGCTGGACGTGAGCGTGCGGCGGGTGAAGCTGGTGCGCACGCTGATCGTCGGCATCCGCGACGCGGACCCGGGGGCGAGCGCCGACGCGTTGCAACGCCTGGCCGCGGACCCGCAGAACCGCGGGCACGGCTCGCCGGAATCGATGGTCACCATGCAACTGGAGAACGAGGAGATGTCCAACCTCTTCGACCGTTGCCTCAACGCGCGCGAACAGGAAGTGCTGACGCTGCGCTTTGGCCTGGATGACGGCGAACCCAAGACGCTGGGCGAGGCGGGGCGGCAGGTGGGTGTCTCACGCGAGCGCGTGCGTCAGATCGAGAAGCGCGCCCTGCAGAAGCTAAACCTGGTGCTCTCGGGCAAGCGCCGCGCCGCGGACAACTAG
- a CDS encoding adenine phosphoribosyltransferase, producing the protein MIERIRAAIRDVPDFPKPGILFKDITPVLNDPALFGGIVDALVARYRPMGIDRVAAMESRGFIFGAPLATRLGAGFVPLRKFGKLPHTTVAETFDLEYGTETLEIHTDAVRPGEKVLVVDDLLATGGTAVAAIKLIEKTGGSVVELAFLVELAFLGGRSRIDGVPVYAMIRYD; encoded by the coding sequence ATGATCGAACGCATTCGCGCCGCCATCCGCGACGTGCCGGACTTTCCCAAGCCGGGCATTCTGTTCAAGGACATCACCCCGGTGCTGAACGACCCGGCGCTGTTCGGCGGCATCGTGGACGCGCTGGTGGCGCGGTACCGGCCCATGGGCATCGACCGCGTGGCGGCCATGGAGTCGCGCGGGTTCATCTTCGGCGCACCGCTGGCGACACGCCTCGGAGCGGGCTTCGTACCGCTACGCAAGTTCGGCAAACTGCCGCACACCACCGTGGCAGAGACCTTCGACCTGGAGTACGGTACCGAGACGCTCGAGATCCACACCGACGCGGTGCGTCCCGGCGAGAAGGTGCTGGTGGTGGACGACCTGCTGGCCACCGGGGGAACCGCGGTCGCCGCGATCAAGCTGATCGAGAAGACGGGCGGAAGCGTGGTCGAGCTGGCCTTCCTGGTGGAGCTCGCCTTTCTCGGTGGGCGGAGCCGCATCGACGGGGTTCCCGTTTATGCGATGATCCGTTACGATTAG
- a CDS encoding tetratricopeptide repeat protein: MRRTLCLIFLAAVCTFASAPTRAADAPVLRADLDVYGRSVSTQSKEAQRYFDQGVVLHYGFNHEAAIACFAYAGELDPTLAMAWWGQAISAGPNINNPHMDDAAAQAAYASAQRALALIATASPVEQALIRAIATRYAWPQPEDRRALDVAYAKAMQDVWEAFPQDADVGALCADAVMNLYPWDLWSMDGEPRPETLEIMAILEAVLAMNPTHPMANHLYIHTMEASPMPEKALPSANVLRDRVPGAGHLVHMPGHIDIRLGHYQDAMTANQKAIEVDRSWAAQGGFYTLYRAHNFHFLAYAAMFDGQRDIAVAAAREMIEQIPLEVVRAYPDFLDGFMAVPTHVLVRFGMWNELLSEPAPPEDLVVTVAFWHYGRTVAYAALGRVEEGTREFAAFQKAVAAVPESRLIGNNTALTVLDVGLPMAEGELEYRRGNVERAFELLRTAVARDVALKYDEPWGWMMPVSHSLGALLVEQAHYEEAEAVYRADLAIHPNNGWALYGLAECLRMTGKADEAAQVDSRFKTAWSRSDITIKASCYCRRGM, translated from the coding sequence ATGCGCCGCACGTTGTGTTTGATCTTCCTCGCGGCCGTGTGCACGTTTGCGTCCGCGCCCACCCGCGCCGCGGATGCGCCGGTGCTCCGCGCCGATCTGGATGTGTACGGCCGTTCCGTGTCCACGCAGTCGAAGGAGGCGCAGCGCTACTTCGACCAGGGGGTGGTGCTCCACTACGGTTTCAACCACGAGGCCGCCATCGCGTGCTTCGCGTACGCCGGCGAACTGGACCCCACGCTCGCCATGGCGTGGTGGGGACAGGCAATTTCCGCCGGCCCCAACATCAACAACCCGCACATGGATGACGCCGCCGCGCAGGCCGCGTACGCGTCCGCGCAGCGGGCGCTCGCGTTGATTGCCACCGCCTCACCGGTGGAGCAGGCGCTCATCCGTGCCATCGCCACCCGCTACGCCTGGCCGCAGCCGGAAGACCGCCGTGCGCTCGACGTGGCTTACGCAAAGGCCATGCAGGATGTCTGGGAGGCGTTCCCGCAGGACGCCGACGTGGGCGCGCTGTGCGCAGACGCGGTCATGAACCTCTACCCGTGGGACCTGTGGTCGATGGACGGCGAGCCACGCCCGGAGACGCTGGAGATCATGGCGATCCTGGAAGCAGTGCTGGCCATGAACCCGACCCACCCCATGGCCAACCACCTCTACATCCACACCATGGAGGCGTCGCCGATGCCGGAGAAGGCGCTGCCGTCGGCCAACGTGCTGCGCGACCGCGTCCCCGGCGCCGGCCACCTGGTGCACATGCCCGGGCACATCGACATCCGCCTTGGCCATTATCAGGACGCCATGACCGCCAACCAGAAGGCCATCGAGGTGGACCGGTCGTGGGCGGCGCAGGGTGGTTTCTACACGCTGTACCGCGCACACAACTTTCACTTCCTCGCCTACGCCGCCATGTTCGACGGCCAACGCGACATTGCGGTGGCGGCGGCGCGCGAGATGATTGAACAGATTCCGCTGGAGGTGGTGCGCGCGTATCCGGACTTCCTCGACGGGTTCATGGCCGTGCCCACGCACGTGCTGGTGCGCTTCGGCATGTGGAACGAACTGCTGTCGGAGCCGGCACCGCCGGAGGATCTCGTGGTCACCGTGGCCTTCTGGCACTACGGGCGCACGGTGGCGTACGCGGCCCTGGGCCGTGTCGAGGAAGGGACGCGCGAATTCGCGGCCTTCCAGAAGGCGGTGGCGGCGGTGCCGGAGAGCCGGCTGATCGGCAACAACACGGCACTCACCGTACTGGATGTGGGGCTGCCCATGGCCGAGGGAGAGCTCGAGTACCGCAGGGGGAACGTTGAGCGCGCCTTTGAACTGCTGCGCACCGCGGTGGCGCGGGACGTGGCGCTCAAGTACGACGAGCCGTGGGGCTGGATGATGCCGGTGTCGCACTCGCTGGGCGCGCTGCTAGTCGAACAGGCGCATTATGAAGAGGCCGAAGCAGTCTACCGGGCGGACCTGGCCATCCACCCGAACAACGGATGGGCGCTGTACGGCCTCGCCGAGTGCCTGCGCATGACGGGCAAAGCGGACGAAGCCGCGCAGGTGGATTCACGCTTCAAGACGGCGTGGTCGCGATCCGACATCACCATCAAGGCGTCGTGTTACTGCCGAAGGGGAATGTGA
- a CDS encoding MBL fold metallo-hydrolase — translation MRQHSFGAVVAAVCLLAAGCSGLARTDGGVFPPPERNTITFWGHACSYIDIEGVGVVTDPVFRSTLISRHHRGPVPPPSSYAGARVILISHAHPDHLDPPSLRTFPDAAVILCPEPSAKYLEDAGHEVHVMRAGEVYLFAGGTITAIAMQHMGSRWGVRAATDGRALGYVIETPAGTIFYTGDSNYFSGFAEVGWTYDPDVLLINVNGHLVGADALRAAWATQARVVVPMHWGTYPYWIFGGNNRPRDEDMMRRAMGERLRILEVGQSMALWRSDSLP, via the coding sequence TTGCGGCAGCACTCCTTTGGCGCCGTGGTTGCGGCGGTGTGCCTGCTGGCGGCGGGTTGCAGCGGGCTCGCGCGCACCGACGGCGGGGTCTTTCCGCCCCCGGAGCGCAACACCATCACCTTCTGGGGCCACGCCTGCAGCTATATCGACATCGAGGGCGTGGGCGTGGTCACCGACCCGGTGTTTCGTTCCACGCTGATCTCGCGCCACCACCGCGGCCCCGTGCCGCCGCCGTCGTCGTACGCAGGTGCCCGCGTTATCCTGATATCGCACGCCCACCCCGACCACCTGGATCCGCCCTCGTTGCGCACCTTCCCGGATGCGGCGGTGATCCTGTGTCCGGAACCATCCGCAAAGTACCTCGAGGACGCGGGACACGAGGTGCACGTGATGCGCGCGGGCGAGGTCTACCTGTTTGCAGGCGGCACCATCACCGCCATCGCCATGCAGCACATGGGCAGCCGCTGGGGCGTGCGCGCCGCCACCGACGGGCGCGCGCTGGGGTATGTGATCGAAACCCCTGCCGGAACCATCTTCTACACCGGCGATTCCAACTACTTCTCCGGCTTTGCGGAGGTGGGCTGGACGTACGACCCCGACGTTCTCCTGATCAACGTCAACGGCCACCTGGTCGGCGCCGACGCGCTGCGCGCGGCGTGGGCCACGCAGGCGCGGGTGGTGGTGCCAATGCACTGGGGGACGTACCCGTACTGGATCTTCGGGGGCAACAACCGTCCGCGCGACGAGGACATGATGCGGCGCGCGATGGGGGAACGGCTGAGGATTCTGGAAGTGGGGCAGAGCATGGCGTTGTGGCGGAGCGATTCGCTCCCGTAG